One segment of Planctomycetia bacterium DNA contains the following:
- the pdxJ gene encoding pyridoxine 5'-phosphate synthase, giving the protein MATLGVNIDHVATVRQARRTVEPDPVWAAALAELGGADAITVHLREDRRHIQDRDLDLLKQTVQVKLNLECAIAPEMIAIACRVHPCQATLVPERREEVTTEGGLDVVAHREATATAVARLRDAGILVSLFIDPCPRQIDAAVALGVEAVELHTGRYADAPDDATRHERLVELSRAAASVRLAGLVLNAGHGLTYRNVVPVARLAGMGELNIGHSIVARAVFVGFSQAVREMKALVS; this is encoded by the coding sequence ATGGCCACGCTCGGCGTCAACATCGACCACGTCGCCACCGTCCGCCAAGCCCGGCGCACGGTCGAGCCTGACCCGGTCTGGGCCGCGGCGCTGGCCGAACTCGGGGGCGCCGACGCGATCACCGTCCACCTGCGCGAGGACCGGCGGCACATCCAGGACCGTGACCTCGACCTGCTCAAACAGACGGTCCAGGTAAAATTGAACCTGGAGTGCGCGATCGCCCCGGAGATGATCGCCATCGCCTGCCGCGTTCACCCCTGCCAGGCGACGCTCGTGCCGGAGCGGCGCGAGGAGGTGACCACCGAGGGGGGCCTCGACGTCGTCGCCCACCGGGAGGCGACGGCCACGGCCGTGGCCCGGCTGCGCGATGCGGGCATTCTCGTGTCGCTGTTCATCGATCCCTGCCCACGGCAGATCGACGCCGCCGTCGCCCTCGGCGTCGAGGCGGTCGAGTTGCACACCGGCCGCTACGCCGACGCCCCGGACGACGCCACCCGGCACGAGCGGCTCGTGGAGCTGTCACGGGCGGCGGCGAGCGTCCGTCTGGCCGGTCTCGTTCTCAACGCCGGCCACGGGCTCACCTACCGCAACGTCGTCCCGGTGGCCCGGCTCGCCGGCATGGGGGAGCTGAACATCGGCCATTCGATCGTTGCCCGGGCCGTGTTCGTCGGCTTCTCGCAGGCTGTCCGCGAGATGAAGGCGCTCGTCTCCTAG
- a CDS encoding peptidase: MKTTRSFPSLIPAPRSVGRTPRLACWICSLSAVALAAAVVHALPAAARADEPASTAEAMAHASALSKAFRHAAEVATPTVVVVRSETKARKPAAGRRPGRGQQNPFKGTPLEEMFPDGLPEGFEFNMPEGGSGPRSGVGSGVIVDPAGIVLTNNHVVEGADEVVVELSDGREFKAVEIKTDPDSDLAVVRLANAKDLPTARLGDSDKLSIGDWVIAIGTPFELETTVSAGIISGKGRELGSINRAQFLQTDAAINPGNSGGPLVNLAGEVVGINTAIASNSGGYQGIGFAIPVNLAKWVSGQLIAKGKVERAFMGVQMGPLDTRTAAKLGVKDHRKGVLVKDIVSGSPADEAGVQQLDVITAFDDQPVAGTRSLQEIVERATIGKPHKLTVLREGKVVNLSVGVKPLPTDLAASGAGRRAPRQAEADGETYYSKQFGLEVRERSSVGADAYEGFSGVLVDRVDEDGVAAEAGLGPGMLIRAVGKTDVTSLAEFAAAIEKESADEGVWLKVRTPRGNIPLLLQRK; this comes from the coding sequence ATGAAAACCACCCGTTCGTTCCCGTCCCTCATCCCTGCGCCGCGTTCCGTGGGCCGCACACCCCGGCTCGCCTGCTGGATCTGCAGCCTCTCGGCCGTCGCCCTGGCGGCCGCCGTGGTCCATGCCCTGCCCGCGGCCGCCCGGGCCGACGAGCCGGCTTCCACGGCAGAGGCCATGGCCCACGCCTCGGCCCTCTCCAAGGCCTTCCGCCATGCGGCCGAGGTGGCCACGCCCACCGTGGTCGTCGTCCGCAGCGAGACCAAGGCCCGCAAGCCGGCCGCCGGCCGGCGGCCGGGCCGCGGGCAGCAAAATCCCTTCAAGGGAACCCCGCTTGAGGAGATGTTTCCCGACGGCCTTCCCGAGGGCTTCGAGTTCAACATGCCCGAGGGGGGGAGCGGGCCGCGGTCCGGCGTCGGCTCCGGCGTGATCGTCGACCCAGCCGGCATCGTCCTCACCAATAACCACGTGGTCGAGGGGGCCGACGAGGTCGTGGTCGAGCTCTCCGACGGCCGCGAGTTCAAGGCTGTGGAGATCAAGACCGATCCCGACAGCGACCTTGCCGTTGTCCGCCTCGCCAATGCCAAGGACCTGCCCACCGCCCGGCTCGGCGACTCCGACAAGCTCTCGATCGGCGACTGGGTGATCGCCATCGGCACGCCGTTCGAGCTCGAGACGACCGTCAGCGCGGGGATCATCAGCGGCAAGGGCCGCGAGCTCGGCAGCATCAACCGCGCCCAGTTCCTCCAGACCGACGCCGCCATCAACCCGGGCAACTCCGGCGGACCGCTGGTGAACCTCGCCGGCGAGGTGGTCGGCATCAACACCGCCATCGCCTCCAACAGCGGCGGCTACCAGGGGATCGGCTTCGCCATCCCGGTCAACCTCGCCAAGTGGGTCAGCGGCCAGTTGATCGCCAAGGGGAAGGTGGAGCGGGCCTTTATGGGGGTGCAGATGGGCCCCCTCGACACGCGGACGGCCGCCAAGCTGGGCGTGAAGGACCATCGCAAGGGCGTGCTCGTCAAGGATATCGTCTCCGGCTCGCCGGCGGACGAGGCGGGCGTGCAGCAGCTCGACGTGATCACCGCCTTCGACGACCAGCCCGTGGCGGGCACCCGCTCGCTGCAGGAGATCGTCGAGCGGGCCACAATCGGCAAGCCCCACAAGCTCACGGTGCTGCGCGAAGGCAAGGTCGTGAACCTCTCCGTGGGGGTCAAGCCCCTGCCCACCGACCTGGCCGCGAGCGGCGCCGGCCGGCGGGCGCCGCGGCAGGCCGAGGCCGACGGCGAGACCTACTACTCGAAGCAGTTCGGGCTCGAGGTCCGTGAGCGCAGCTCCGTGGGCGCCGACGCCTACGAGGGCTTTTCCGGTGTCCTCGTCGACCGCGTCGACGAGGATGGCGTCGCCGCCGAGGCCGGGCTCGGCCCCGGCATGCTGATTCGCGCGGTCGGCAAGACCGACGTCACGTCGCTCGCCGAGTTCGCCGCGGCGATCGAGAAGGAGTCGGCGGACGAGGGGGTGTGGCTCAAGGTCCGCACGCCCCGCGGCAACATTCCCCTCCTCCTGCAGCGGAAGTAA
- the rnc gene encoding ribonuclease 3 — MARKERQEPPAPTIDVAECQRRIGYEFRDPAVLLAALTHASGARHRLASNERLEFLGDAILGFLVCETLYHLFPESLEGDLTRIKSVVVSRETCSRISERLGLVDFLIVGKGLSAGRPVPESVLSDLFESLVAALYLDGGMEAVRPFIARLVGPEIEQVASGAQGCNHKSLLQQWSQRDFGITPTYEVLAESGPDHSKKFHVSAQIGGRRYSPAWGRNKKEAEQGAAANALGELRAEATGT, encoded by the coding sequence ATGGCACGCAAGGAACGACAGGAGCCTCCCGCCCCGACCATCGACGTGGCCGAGTGCCAGCGGCGGATCGGCTACGAGTTTCGCGACCCGGCGGTCCTGCTCGCCGCTCTGACCCACGCCTCCGGTGCCCGGCACCGGCTCGCCTCCAACGAGCGGCTCGAGTTTCTCGGCGACGCGATCCTCGGGTTTCTCGTCTGCGAGACGCTCTACCACCTGTTCCCCGAGTCGCTGGAGGGGGACCTGACGCGGATCAAGTCGGTGGTCGTGAGCCGGGAGACGTGCAGCCGGATCAGCGAGCGTCTCGGGCTCGTCGATTTCCTGATCGTGGGCAAGGGGCTGTCGGCCGGCCGGCCGGTGCCCGAGTCGGTCCTCTCCGACCTCTTCGAGTCGCTGGTGGCGGCCCTGTACCTCGACGGCGGCATGGAGGCGGTGCGGCCATTCATCGCCCGGCTCGTCGGACCGGAGATCGAGCAGGTGGCGTCGGGGGCGCAGGGCTGCAATCACAAGTCACTCCTCCAGCAGTGGTCGCAGCGCGACTTCGGGATCACGCCGACCTACGAGGTGCTGGCGGAGTCGGGGCCCGACCACAGCAAGAAGTTCCACGTCTCGGCCCAAATCGGCGGCCGGCGCTACTCCCCGGCCTGGGGCCGCAACAAGAAGGAGGCGGAGCAGGGGGCCGCCGCCAACGCCCTTGGCGAACTGCGGGCCGAGGCGACGGGCACCTGA
- the greA gene encoding transcription elongation factor GreA: MSDRIPMTRAGYDKLKAEADELENVEMPKLSARVAAARSEGDLSENAEYHGARESQGLLQAKINLLRDKLARAVIVERAKEAGDEVVFGATVVVKDLTFGDEEVFVLVGAGEEDYDRGRINVTSPLAQGLLGRKVGERVAIEVPIGTQKFEILEVRFDD, encoded by the coding sequence ATGTCCGATCGCATTCCCATGACCCGCGCCGGCTACGACAAGCTCAAGGCCGAGGCCGACGAGTTGGAGAACGTCGAGATGCCGAAGCTCTCGGCCCGCGTCGCCGCCGCCCGCAGCGAGGGGGACCTGAGCGAAAACGCCGAATACCACGGTGCCCGGGAGAGCCAGGGTCTCCTCCAGGCGAAAATCAATCTCCTGCGCGACAAGCTCGCCCGGGCGGTGATCGTGGAACGGGCCAAGGAGGCGGGTGACGAGGTGGTGTTCGGCGCCACGGTCGTCGTCAAGGACCTGACGTTCGGCGACGAGGAGGTGTTCGTGCTCGTCGGCGCTGGCGAGGAGGACTACGATCGCGGCCGAATCAACGTCACCAGCCCGCTCGCCCAGGGGCTGCTCGGTCGCAAGGTGGGGGAGCGGGTCGCCATCGAGGTGCCCATCGGCACGCAGAAGTTCGAGATCCTCGAGGTCCGCTTCGACGACTGA
- a CDS encoding phospholipase — protein MAVAVSAATLRTLHRIHRQLADLRDRQTAGPRKVAAGTRQLEAAEARKAAAQDDVKKARMAADQKQLQLKSAEAKHRDLEGKLNACKTNREYQALKEQLAADAMATKVLEDEILEALERIDALKPTVPAAEKEVEESRKMLASATAAVEAEAGRLADEVARVRGELETVERDLPADVRDRYERIVKQKGADGLAAVEGQSCGGCFQSLTGNMLSDLLMGRIIVCRSCGRLLYSPESSAPA, from the coding sequence ATGGCCGTCGCCGTCTCCGCCGCCACCCTTCGCACCCTGCACCGCATCCACCGGCAACTCGCCGACCTGCGCGACAGGCAGACTGCCGGTCCACGCAAGGTCGCCGCCGGCACGCGGCAGCTGGAGGCCGCCGAGGCCCGCAAGGCCGCGGCCCAGGACGACGTCAAGAAGGCGCGGATGGCCGCCGACCAGAAGCAATTGCAGCTCAAGTCGGCCGAAGCCAAGCACCGCGACCTCGAGGGCAAACTCAACGCCTGCAAGACCAACCGCGAATACCAGGCGCTCAAGGAGCAGCTCGCCGCCGACGCCATGGCGACGAAGGTGCTCGAGGACGAGATCCTCGAGGCCCTGGAACGGATCGACGCCCTCAAGCCGACCGTGCCGGCGGCTGAGAAGGAGGTCGAGGAGTCGCGAAAAATGCTCGCCTCCGCCACGGCGGCCGTCGAGGCCGAGGCCGGCCGGCTCGCCGACGAGGTGGCCCGCGTCCGTGGCGAACTGGAGACGGTGGAGCGTGACCTGCCAGCCGACGTCCGCGACCGTTACGAGAGGATCGTCAAGCAGAAGGGCGCCGACGGCCTCGCCGCCGTGGAGGGGCAGAGCTGCGGCGGTTGCTTCCAGTCGCTCACCGGCAACATGCTCTCCGACCTGCTCATGGGCCGGATCATCGTCTGCCGCAGCTGCGGCCGGCTGCTCTATTCACCCGAGTCATCCGCGCCGGCCTGA
- the sigA gene encoding RNA polymerase sigma factor SigA, with protein MTSVSRGQNQQHHTAVNRLPDHVPAAGPHAEGDLSQLIAAGRSQGYLTFDQVNAYLPDEAVDPEKIDALLVALEEQGIELVDTPPEPEAEPAAPAAAAAPAPVPAKPRRDEAITTPPSNAGNDPIRMYLAQMAEIPLLTRREEISLAKRIEVTRKRFRRAVLGSAYSLRTTVDTLRRVHEGQLPFDRTIKVSLTERLTKEQIQSRMPHNLATLDHLMEASRADFRLLVSKRTSAADARDARLRFRRARAKSLVLVEELSLRTRRVQPLVKILRGMSARMDRLQEDLRLMKAGTIAPADRDDMRKELRDLMLTTLESPRSLRTRVQMLEKLRTEYEAAKRNLSASNLRLVVSIAKKYRNRGLSFLDLIQEGNTGLMRAVDKYEYRRGFKFSTYATWWIRQAITRAIADQARTIRIPVHMIDVLSKLRTTAKKLLHELGREPAPEEIAHAAGVPVEEARRVLDMGRQPMSLDRPVGESEDASFSEFVEDASVASPTHSTTHGLLRDRIETLLKTLTYREREIIRLRYGLTDGYTYTLEEVGRIFRVTRERVRQIEAKAVKKLQHPVRSRQLENFLEGAAGSVN; from the coding sequence ATGACGAGCGTTTCCCGCGGTCAAAACCAGCAGCATCACACGGCGGTCAACCGACTGCCCGACCATGTTCCGGCAGCCGGGCCGCACGCCGAGGGCGACCTGTCGCAGCTCATCGCCGCTGGCCGGTCTCAGGGCTATCTGACGTTCGACCAGGTCAACGCCTACCTCCCGGACGAAGCGGTTGATCCGGAGAAGATCGACGCCCTCCTCGTGGCCCTCGAGGAGCAGGGGATCGAACTCGTCGACACGCCCCCGGAGCCCGAGGCTGAGCCGGCAGCGCCGGCCGCTGCCGCGGCTCCCGCCCCCGTTCCGGCCAAGCCCCGGCGCGACGAGGCGATCACCACGCCTCCGTCCAACGCCGGCAACGACCCGATCCGCATGTACCTCGCCCAGATGGCGGAGATTCCGCTCCTCACCCGGCGCGAGGAGATCTCGCTCGCCAAGCGGATCGAGGTCACGCGGAAGCGGTTCCGCCGTGCGGTCCTCGGCAGCGCCTACTCGCTGCGGACGACGGTCGACACGCTGCGCCGCGTCCACGAGGGGCAGCTCCCCTTCGACCGCACCATCAAGGTGTCGCTCACCGAGCGGCTCACGAAGGAGCAGATCCAGTCGCGGATGCCGCACAACCTGGCGACGCTCGACCACCTCATGGAGGCGAGCCGGGCCGACTTCCGCCTCCTCGTCAGCAAGCGGACCTCGGCCGCCGACGCCCGGGACGCCCGGCTCCGCTTTCGACGTGCGCGTGCCAAGTCGCTCGTGCTCGTCGAGGAGCTCAGCCTGCGGACCCGTCGCGTCCAGCCGCTGGTGAAGATCCTGCGCGGGATGTCGGCCCGCATGGACAGGCTCCAGGAGGACCTCCGACTCATGAAGGCGGGCACGATCGCCCCCGCCGACCGCGACGACATGCGGAAGGAGCTGCGCGACCTGATGCTCACCACGCTGGAGAGCCCGCGGTCGCTCCGCACCCGGGTGCAGATGCTGGAGAAGCTGCGGACCGAGTACGAGGCGGCGAAGCGGAACCTGTCGGCGTCGAACCTCCGGCTCGTGGTCTCGATCGCCAAGAAGTACCGCAACCGCGGCCTTTCCTTCCTCGACCTCATCCAGGAGGGGAACACGGGGCTGATGCGGGCGGTGGACAAGTACGAGTACCGGCGCGGGTTCAAGTTCTCGACCTACGCCACGTGGTGGATCCGCCAGGCGATCACGCGGGCGATCGCCGACCAGGCGCGGACGATCCGCATCCCGGTGCACATGATCGACGTCCTCTCCAAGCTGCGGACGACCGCCAAGAAGCTCCTCCACGAGCTCGGCCGTGAGCCGGCGCCGGAGGAGATCGCCCATGCGGCCGGGGTTCCGGTGGAAGAGGCCAGGCGGGTGCTCGACATGGGGCGGCAGCCGATGAGCCTCGACCGGCCGGTCGGGGAGAGCGAGGACGCCAGCTTCAGCGAGTTCGTCGAGGATGCCAGCGTGGCCAGCCCGACGCACTCCACGACCCACGGCCTGCTTCGCGACCGGATCGAGACACTCCTCAAGACGCTCACGTACCGGGAGCGGGAGATCATCCGGCTGCGGTACGGCCTCACCGACGGCTACACCTACACGCTCGAGGAGGTGGGGCGGATCTTCCGCGTGACCCGCGAGCGTGTCCGGCAGATCGAGGCCAAGGCGGTGAAGAAGCTCCAGCACCCGGTCCGGTCTCGGCAACTGGAAAACTTCCTCGAGGGCGCCGCCGGCTCGGTCAACTGA
- a CDS encoding two-component system response regulator — protein sequence MTALKKPRKTSAPRDPALPGESSIPADSAAGTGKRILLVDDDPEIVESMRTVLESRGYVILVARDGNQGAVLAERDAPDLVILDMMMPKRSGFIVLEWLRRTKPDPVRVIMITANEGARHKAYAEMLGVDDYIRKPFPMDRLLDSVDRLMS from the coding sequence ATGACAGCCCTCAAGAAGCCCAGAAAAACCTCCGCGCCGCGCGATCCGGCGTTGCCCGGGGAGTCCTCGATCCCCGCGGATTCCGCCGCCGGGACGGGAAAGCGAATCCTCCTCGTGGACGACGACCCCGAGATCGTCGAGTCGATGCGGACCGTGCTCGAATCCCGCGGCTACGTGATCCTCGTGGCCCGGGACGGGAACCAGGGGGCGGTGCTGGCGGAGCGCGACGCCCCCGACCTGGTGATTCTCGACATGATGATGCCGAAGCGGAGCGGCTTCATCGTCCTCGAGTGGCTGCGGCGGACAAAGCCCGATCCGGTTCGCGTGATCATGATCACGGCCAACGAAGGGGCCCGCCACAAGGCCTACGCGGAGATGCTCGGCGTGGACGACTACATCCGCAAGCCGTTTCCGATGGACCGGCTCCTCGACAGCGTCGATCGGCTCATGTCCTGA